In Panthera leo isolate Ple1 chromosome E3, P.leo_Ple1_pat1.1, whole genome shotgun sequence, a genomic segment contains:
- the IL4R gene encoding interleukin-4 receptor subunit alpha translates to MGRLCSGLTFPVSCLILMWAAGSGSVKVLRAPTCFSDYLSTSVCQWNMDVPTNCSAELRLSYQLNFMGSENRTCVPENGEGAACACSMLMDDFVEADVYQLHLWAGTQLLWSGPFKPSSHVKPRAPGNLTVHPNVSHTWLLRWSNPYPRENHLHAELTYTVNISSEDDPTDSRIYNVTYMGPTLRVAASTLKSGASYSARVRAWAQSYNSTWSEWSPSTKWLNYYEPWEQHLPLGVSISCLVILAVCLSCYLSVIKIKKEWWDQIPNPAHSHLVAIVIQDPQVSLWGKRSRGQEPAKCPHWKTCLRKLLPCLLEHGMERKEDPSKIARNGPLQGSGKSAWCPVEVSKTILWPESISVVRCVELLEAPVESEEEEEEEDKGSFCPSPVNLEDSFQEGREGIAARLTESLFLDLLGVEKGGFGPQGSLESWFPPPSGSAGAQMPWAEFPGPGSQEASPQGKEQPFDPRSDPLATLPQSPASPTFPETPPVVTDNPAYRSFGTFQGQSSGPGECDSGPELAGRLGEADPGIPAAPQPSEAPSALQPEPETWEQILRQRVLQHRGAPAPAPGSGYREFVCAVRQGSTQDGGVGGFGPSEEAGYKAFSSLLTSGAVCPETSGGEAGSGDGGYKPFQSLTPGCPGAPAPVPVPLFTFGLDAEPPHCPQDSPLPGSSPEPAGKAQDSHKTPPAPEQAADPLRDDLASGIVYSALTCHLCGHLKQCHGQEEGGEAHPVASPCCGCCCGDRSSPLVSPLRAPDPLPGGVPLEASLAPASPAPLAVSEEGPSSLCFQPAPSHAHSSSQTPKKVAMLSPEPTCTMAS, encoded by the exons ATGGGGCGGCTTTGCTCTGGGCTCACGTTCCCTGTGAGCTGTCTGATCCTGATGTGGGCGGCAGGCTCTG GGAGCGTCAAGGTCCTGCGTGCGCCCACCTGCTTCTCCGACTACCTCAGCACCTCCGTCTGCCAGTGGAACATGGATGTGCCCACGAACTGCAGCGCTGAGCTCCGCCTGTCCTACCAGCTGAACTTCATGGGGTCCGA AAACCGCACGTGTGTCCCTGAGAACGGAGAAGGCGCGGCGTGTGCGTGCAGCATGCTGATGGACGACTTCGTCGAGGCGGACGTGTATCAGCTGCACCTGTGGGCGGGGACGCAGCTGCTGTGGAGCGGCCCCTTCAAGCCCAGCAGTCACG TGAAACCCAGGGCTCCCGGAAACCTCACGGTTCACCCCAACGTCTCCCACACGTGGCTGCTAAGGTGGAGCAACCCTTACCCCCGTGAGAACCACCTGCACGCCGAGCTCACCTACACGGTCAACATCTCGAGCGAAGACGACCCCACGGAT TCCAGAATCTATAACGTGACCTACATGGGGCCCACCCTCCGCGTGGCAGCCAGCACCCTGAAGTCTGGGGCTTCCTACAGCGCACGCGTGAGGGCCTGGGCTCAGAGCTACAACAGCACCTGGAGCGAGTGGAGCCCCAGCACCAAGTGGCTTAACT ACTACGAGCCCTGGGAGCAGCACCTCCCACTTGGCGTCAGCATCTCCTGCCTTGTCATCCTGGCCGTCTGCCTGTCCTGCTACCTCAGCGTCATCAA gattaagAAAGAATGGTGGGACCAGATTCCCAACCCCGCCCACAGCCACCTAGTGGCGATAGTCATCCAGGACCCACAG GTGTCGCTGTGGGGGAAGCGGTCCCGAGGCCAGGAACCAGCCAAGTGCCC ACACTGGAAGACTTGTCTTAGGAAGCTCCTGCCCTGTTTACTGGAGCACGgcatggaaaggaaagaggatCCCTCCAAGATTGCCAGAAATGGGCCTTTGCAGGGTTCTGGAAAATCAGCATGGTGCCCCGTGGAGGTCAGCAAGACGATCCTCTGGCCCGAGAGCATCAGCGTGGTGCGATGTGTGGAGCTCCTGGAGGCCCCGGTGGagagcgaggaggaggaggaggaggaagataaaGGGAGCTTCTGCCCATCGCCTGTGAACCTCGAGGACAgcttccaggagggcagggagggcatcGCGGCCCGGCTGACAGAAAGCCTCTTCCTGGACCTTCTCGGGGTTGAGAAAGGGGGCTTTGGCCCACAGGGCTCTCTGGAATCGTGGTTTCCTCCTCCTTCGGGAAGTGCAGGTGCTCAGATGCCCTGGGCTGAGTTTCCGGGTCCGGGGTCCCAGGAGGCATCGCCCCAGGGCAAGGAGCAGCCTTTCGACCCCCGGTCCGATCCTCTGGCCACTCTGCCCCAGAGCCCAGCCAGCCCGACTTTCCCAGAGACGCCCCCGGTCGTCACAGACAACCCCGCCTACCGCAGCTTCGGGACCTTCCAGGGCCAGTCCTCAGGTCCGGGCGAGTGTGACTCGGGCCCAGAGCTGGCGGGACGCCTGGGGGAGGCGGACCCCGGCATCCCCGCTGCCCCCCAGCCTTCGGAGGCGCCTTCCGCGCTCCAGCCCGAGCCAGAGACCTGGGAGCAGATTCTGCGTCAGCGAGTCCTGCAGCACAGGggggccccggccccggcccccggcaGCGGCTACCGAGAGTTTGTGTGCGCCGTGAGGCAGGGCAGCACCCAggacggcggggtggggggcttcgGCCCCTCGGAGGAGGCCGGGTACAAGGCCTTCTCGAGTCTGCTCACTAGCGGTGCCGTCTGCCCAGAGACGTCCGGGGGTGAGGCCGGCAGTGGGGACGGGGGTTACAAGCCCTTCCAGAGCCTCACTCCTGGCTGCCCTGGGGCCCCCGCCCCAGTCCCCGTCCCCCTGTTCACCTTCGGACTGGACGCGGAGCCACCTCATTGCCCGCAGGACTCCCCCCTCCCGGGCAGCTCCCCAGAGCCAGCGGGGAAGGCACAGGACAGCCACAAGACCCCGCCGGCCCCGGAGCAGGCCGCAGACCCCCTCCGGGACGACCTGGCCAGCGGCATTGTCTACTCAGCCCTCACCTGCCACCTGTGTGGCCACCTGAAGCAGTGTCACGGCCAGGAGGAGGGTGGCGAGGCCCATCCCGTGGCCAGCCcctgctgcggctgctgctgtGGAGACAGGTCCTCCCCGCTGGTGAGCCCTCTGAGGGCCCCGGACCCCCTGCCAGGTGGGGTGCCCCTGGAGGCCAGCCTCGCTCCAGCCTCCCCGGCACCCTTGGCTGTCTCAGAGGAGGGCCCGTCCTCCCTGTGCTTCCAGCCTGCCCCGAGCCATGCTCACAGCTCAAGCCAGACCCCCAAAAAGGTGGCCATGCTCTCCCCAGAGCCCACGTGCACGATGGCTTCCTAG